The following coding sequences lie in one Sinorhizobium fredii USDA 257 genomic window:
- a CDS encoding ABC transporter ATP-binding protein, which produces MAQLILNHLTKDFGGGRPAVADVSLTLRRQAFLALLGPSGCGKTTVLRMIAGFEQPTDGSISYGERRLSDAERALPPEKRNMAMVFQSYALWPHMTVAENVGYPLKVRGVSGATWRKLVREALSLVKLTEFAERRPTELSGGQRQRVALARCLVTQPDVVLLDEPLANLDQHLRKAMEETFRAFHERSGATMVYVTHDQAEAMALATEVAVMSEGRLLQVAPPAEIYARPQGPVVGGLIGRGSILRLSLPENGERQLGWPILRAAFGVASGTTSGDKGPVADVLVRPEHVHRGTDGIPMRVVSCVFEGERFALSLSLPDGQGLKAYSSAAMAEGELMPLVVSGGWRL; this is translated from the coding sequence GTGGCGCAACTGATCCTCAATCATCTCACTAAGGATTTCGGAGGCGGCCGGCCGGCGGTGGCGGACGTCTCGCTGACGCTGCGCCGGCAGGCCTTCCTCGCGCTCCTCGGCCCCTCGGGCTGCGGCAAGACGACGGTGCTGCGGATGATCGCCGGCTTCGAGCAGCCGACGGACGGCTCGATCTCCTATGGCGAACGGCGGCTTTCGGACGCCGAGCGCGCGCTGCCGCCGGAAAAGCGCAACATGGCGATGGTGTTCCAGTCCTATGCGCTCTGGCCGCACATGACCGTCGCGGAGAATGTCGGCTATCCCCTGAAGGTGCGCGGCGTATCTGGTGCGACCTGGCGCAAGCTTGTCCGCGAGGCGCTGTCGCTGGTCAAACTCACCGAGTTTGCCGAACGGCGACCGACCGAACTTTCCGGCGGCCAGCGCCAGCGGGTGGCGCTCGCCCGCTGCCTCGTCACCCAGCCGGACGTGGTGCTGCTCGACGAGCCGCTCGCCAATCTCGACCAGCATCTGAGGAAGGCGATGGAGGAGACCTTCCGCGCCTTTCACGAGCGCTCCGGCGCGACGATGGTCTATGTCACCCACGACCAGGCGGAGGCGATGGCGCTGGCGACCGAAGTGGCGGTGATGTCGGAAGGTCGGCTCCTGCAGGTGGCTCCGCCGGCGGAGATCTATGCCCGGCCGCAGGGCCCGGTGGTCGGCGGGCTGATCGGCCGCGGCAGCATTCTGCGGCTAAGCTTGCCGGAGAACGGCGAAAGGCAGCTCGGCTGGCCGATCTTGCGGGCGGCGTTTGGTGTCGCAAGCGGCACGACGTCCGGCGACAAGGGGCCAGTTGCCGACGTGCTGGTGCGGCCGGAGCACGTCCACCGCGGCACCGACGGCATTCCGATGCGGGTCGTCTCATGCGTGTTCGAGGGGGAGCGCTTTGCGCTCAGTCTCTCGCTGCCCGACGGGCAGGGGCTGAAGGCCTATAGCAGTGCGGCGATGGCAGAGGGCGAGCTGATGCCCCTCGTCGTGAGCGGCGGCTGGCGTTTGTAG